A section of the Streptomyces sp. SCL15-4 genome encodes:
- a CDS encoding Tex family protein, with protein sequence MTTPGSLGAGSIESRIAEELGVRERQVKAAVELLDSGSTVPFIARYRKEATEMLDDAQLRTLEERLRYLRELEDRRSAILESVREQGKLTEELQARIRGAETKARLEDIYLPYKPKRRTKAQIAREAGLEPLADGLLGDPTVEPAAAAAAFVDAGKGVADPQAALDGARAILTERFAEDADLIGELRERMWVRGRLAAKVREGKEEAGAKFADYFDFAEPFTELPSHRILALLRGEKEEVLDLVLEPEEPAEGPSSYEGLIASRFGIADRGRPADKWLTDTVRWAWRTRVLVHLGIDLRLRLRTAAEDEAVNVFAANLRDLLLAAPAGTRATLGLDPGFRTGVKVAVVDATGKVVATDVIHPHVPANKWDQAIATLARLAKEHDVELIAIGNGTASRETDKLAGELVAKHPELKLTKVMVSEAGASVYSASQYASRELPELDVSLRGAVSIARRLQDPLAELVKIDPKSIGVGQYQHDLSEVKLSRSLDAVVEDCVNGVGVDVNTASVPLLSRVSGISAGLAENIVAHRDANGPFTSRAELKKVARLGPKAYEQCAGFLRIRGGADPLDASSVHPEAYPVVRRMVKTTGQEVASLVGNTAVLRSLRPADFVDDTFGLPTVTDILKELEKPGRDPRPAFRTATFKEGVEKISDLSAGMVLEGVVTNVAAFGAFVDVGVHQDGLVHVSAMSKSFVKDPRDVVKPGDIVKVKVLDVDIPRKRIALTLRLDDEAAPQAQGGGRPQRGGARPPQQRQGGGQGQGQRQGRGGGDRGGRQAAAPANGAMADALRRAGLLDPKKR encoded by the coding sequence GTGACCACACCCGGGTCCCTCGGAGCAGGGTCCATCGAAAGCAGGATCGCCGAGGAACTCGGCGTACGGGAGCGGCAGGTCAAGGCCGCGGTGGAGCTGCTGGACAGCGGCTCGACAGTGCCCTTCATCGCGCGCTACCGCAAGGAAGCGACCGAGATGCTCGACGACGCGCAGCTGCGCACGCTCGAGGAGCGGCTGCGCTATCTGCGGGAGCTGGAGGACCGGCGGAGCGCGATCCTGGAGTCGGTGCGGGAGCAGGGCAAGCTCACCGAGGAGCTTCAGGCGCGGATCCGCGGCGCCGAGACCAAGGCGCGGCTGGAGGACATCTACCTCCCGTACAAGCCCAAGCGGCGCACCAAGGCGCAGATCGCGCGCGAGGCGGGCCTGGAGCCGCTGGCGGACGGACTGCTGGGCGATCCGACGGTGGAACCGGCGGCCGCGGCCGCCGCGTTCGTGGACGCCGGCAAGGGCGTGGCCGATCCGCAGGCCGCGCTGGACGGCGCCCGGGCGATCCTGACCGAGCGGTTCGCCGAGGACGCCGACCTGATCGGCGAGTTGCGCGAGCGCATGTGGGTGCGCGGGCGGCTGGCCGCGAAGGTGCGCGAGGGCAAGGAGGAGGCGGGCGCCAAGTTCGCCGACTACTTCGACTTCGCCGAGCCGTTCACCGAGCTGCCCTCGCACCGGATCCTGGCGCTGCTGCGCGGGGAGAAGGAGGAGGTCTTGGACCTCGTCCTGGAGCCGGAGGAGCCGGCCGAGGGCCCGTCGTCGTACGAGGGCCTCATCGCCTCGCGGTTCGGGATCGCCGACCGGGGCCGGCCGGCCGACAAGTGGCTGACGGACACGGTCCGCTGGGCCTGGCGCACCCGTGTGCTGGTCCACCTCGGCATCGACCTGCGCCTCAGGCTGCGCACGGCCGCCGAGGACGAGGCGGTGAACGTGTTCGCGGCGAACCTGCGGGACCTGCTGCTGGCCGCTCCGGCCGGCACCCGCGCCACGCTCGGTCTCGACCCGGGTTTCCGTACGGGCGTGAAGGTCGCCGTGGTCGACGCCACCGGCAAGGTCGTCGCCACGGACGTGATCCATCCGCATGTGCCGGCCAACAAGTGGGACCAGGCGATCGCCACGCTGGCGCGGCTGGCGAAGGAGCACGACGTCGAGCTGATCGCCATCGGCAACGGCACGGCGTCCCGCGAGACCGACAAGCTCGCCGGTGAACTCGTCGCGAAGCACCCGGAGCTGAAGCTCACCAAGGTGATGGTGTCCGAGGCCGGCGCGTCGGTGTACTCGGCGTCGCAGTACGCCTCGCGGGAGCTGCCGGAGCTGGACGTGTCGCTGCGGGGCGCGGTGTCCATCGCGCGGCGCCTGCAGGACCCGCTGGCCGAGCTGGTGAAGATCGACCCGAAGTCCATCGGTGTCGGCCAGTACCAGCACGACCTGTCCGAGGTGAAGTTGTCCCGCTCGCTGGACGCGGTCGTCGAGGACTGTGTGAACGGCGTCGGCGTGGACGTCAACACCGCGTCCGTGCCGCTGCTCTCCCGCGTGTCGGGCATCTCCGCCGGGCTCGCCGAGAACATCGTGGCCCACCGGGACGCCAACGGCCCCTTCACCTCCCGCGCCGAGCTGAAGAAGGTGGCGCGGCTCGGCCCGAAGGCGTACGAGCAGTGCGCGGGCTTCCTGCGCATCCGGGGCGGGGCCGACCCGCTGGACGCCTCCAGCGTGCACCCGGAGGCCTACCCGGTGGTGCGCCGCATGGTGAAGACCACGGGTCAGGAGGTGGCGTCCCTCGTCGGCAACACGGCCGTGCTGCGCTCGCTCAGGCCGGCCGACTTCGTGGACGACACCTTCGGTCTGCCGACCGTCACCGACATCCTCAAGGAGCTGGAGAAGCCGGGCCGCGACCCGCGTCCCGCGTTCCGGACGGCCACCTTCAAGGAGGGCGTGGAGAAGATCTCCGACCTGTCCGCCGGGATGGTCCTGGAGGGCGTGGTGACGAACGTGGCCGCGTTCGGCGCGTTCGTGGACGTCGGTGTCCACCAGGACGGCCTGGTGCACGTGTCGGCGATGTCCAAGTCGTTCGTGAAGGACCCGCGCGATGTCGTCAAGCCCGGTGACATCGTCAAGGTGAAGGTCCTGGACGTGGACATCCCGCGCAAGCGGATCGCCCTGACCCTGCGGCTGGATGACGAGGCCGCCCCGCAGGCGCAGGGCGGCGGCCGGCCGCAGCGCGGCGGTGCCCGCCCGCCCCAGCAGCGGCAGGGCGGCGGCCAGGGGCAGGGGCAGCGGCAGGGCCGGGGCGGCGGCGACCGCGGCGGGCGCCAGGCCGCGGCGCCCGCCAACGGCGCGATGGCGGACGCGCTGCGCCGCGCGGGGCTGCTGGACCCGAAGAAGCGCTGA
- the idi gene encoding isopentenyl-diphosphate Delta-isomerase, with translation MPITPATATHGSSKGTAEAILLELVDEDGVTIGTEEKLAAHQPPGRLHRAFSVFLFDERGRLLLQQRALGKYHSPGVWSNTCCGHPYPGEAPFTAAARRTHEELGVSPSLLAAAGTVRYNHPDPVSGLVEQEYNHLFVGLVQAAPAPDAEEVAETVFVTADELAERHARDAFSAWFMTVLDAARPAIRELTGPTAGW, from the coding sequence ATGCCGATCACACCCGCCACCGCGACGCACGGCTCGTCGAAGGGCACCGCAGAGGCGATCTTGCTGGAACTGGTCGACGAGGACGGTGTGACGATCGGCACCGAGGAGAAGCTCGCCGCCCATCAGCCGCCGGGACGGCTGCACCGGGCGTTCTCGGTGTTCCTCTTCGACGAGCGGGGCCGGCTGCTGCTCCAGCAGCGGGCGCTCGGCAAGTACCACTCCCCCGGCGTGTGGTCGAACACCTGCTGCGGTCACCCGTACCCGGGCGAGGCGCCGTTCACGGCGGCGGCCCGGCGCACCCACGAGGAGCTGGGCGTGTCGCCGTCGCTGCTCGCGGCGGCCGGCACGGTCCGCTACAACCACCCGGACCCCGTCTCCGGCCTGGTGGAGCAGGAGTACAACCACCTGTTCGTCGGCCTGGTGCAGGCGGCGCCCGCGCCGGATGCCGAGGAGGTCGCCGAGACCGTCTTCGTGACGGCGGACGAGCTGGCCGAGCGGCACGCCCGGGACGCGTTCTCCGCCTGGTTCATGACCGTGCTCGACGCGGCCCGGCCGGCGATCAGGGAGCTGACGGGCCCGACCGCCGGCTGGTGA
- a CDS encoding ABC-F family ATP-binding cassette domain-containing protein: MTATLVAKNLAAGHGGRPLFSGLDLVVAPGDVIGLVGANGAGKSTLLRILAGLTPPEQGELRLSPPAATVGHLPQEPERRPGETVREFLARRTGVAAAQHTMDEATQALVDGAPGADDAYATALERWLGLGGADLEERAEEVTDSLGLAVDLDQPMTALSGGQAARAGLASLLLSRYDVFLLDEPTNDLDLDGLERLERFVTGLRAGTVVVSHDREFLTRTVTKVLELDLVQRRINLYGGGYAAYLEEREVARRHAREEFEEYADKKGALQERAQMQRSWMDKGVKNARRKAGSDNDKIGRKFRSEASEKQAAKARQTQRMIERLEVVEEPRKEWELRMEIASAPRSGAVVATLRDAEVRRGGFTFGPVSLQVDWADRIAVTGANGAGKSTLLAALLGRIPLDAGHAALGSGVLVGEVDQARRLFHGPETLLDAFRAALPDTEPAEVRTLLAKFGLKSDHVLRPAETLSPGERTRAALALLQGRGVNLLVLDEPTNHLDLPAIEQLESALDAYEGTLLLVTHDRRMLDAVRVTRRLEVADGKVTER, translated from the coding sequence ATGACTGCCACCCTCGTTGCCAAGAACCTCGCCGCCGGACACGGCGGCCGGCCCCTGTTCTCCGGGCTCGACCTGGTCGTCGCGCCCGGCGATGTGATCGGGCTGGTCGGCGCCAACGGCGCGGGCAAGTCGACCCTGCTGCGGATCCTCGCCGGACTCACCCCGCCCGAGCAGGGCGAACTGAGGCTGTCCCCGCCGGCCGCGACCGTCGGCCACCTGCCGCAGGAGCCGGAGCGCCGGCCCGGCGAGACCGTCCGGGAGTTCCTGGCCCGCCGCACCGGCGTCGCCGCCGCCCAGCACACCATGGACGAGGCCACCCAGGCACTGGTCGACGGCGCGCCCGGCGCCGACGACGCCTACGCCACCGCCCTGGAGCGCTGGCTCGGACTCGGCGGTGCCGACCTGGAGGAACGCGCCGAGGAGGTCACCGACTCCCTCGGTCTGGCGGTGGACCTGGACCAGCCGATGACCGCACTGTCCGGCGGCCAGGCGGCCCGCGCCGGCCTCGCCTCCCTGCTGCTGTCCCGCTACGACGTCTTCCTGCTGGACGAGCCCACCAACGACCTGGACCTGGACGGCCTGGAGCGTCTGGAACGGTTCGTCACCGGCCTGCGCGCGGGCACCGTCGTCGTCAGCCACGACCGCGAGTTCCTCACCCGCACGGTCACCAAGGTCCTCGAACTCGACCTCGTCCAGCGGCGGATCAACCTCTACGGCGGCGGCTACGCGGCCTATCTGGAGGAGCGCGAGGTGGCCCGCCGGCACGCCCGCGAGGAGTTCGAGGAGTACGCCGACAAAAAGGGTGCCCTCCAGGAACGCGCCCAGATGCAGCGGTCCTGGATGGACAAGGGCGTGAAGAACGCCCGCCGGAAGGCGGGGAGCGACAACGACAAGATCGGCCGCAAGTTCCGCAGCGAGGCCAGCGAGAAGCAGGCCGCCAAGGCCCGGCAGACCCAGCGCATGATCGAGCGCCTGGAGGTGGTCGAGGAGCCCCGCAAGGAGTGGGAACTGCGCATGGAGATCGCGTCCGCCCCGCGGTCCGGCGCGGTCGTGGCGACGCTGCGGGACGCCGAGGTGCGGCGCGGCGGCTTCACCTTCGGACCGGTGTCGCTCCAGGTGGACTGGGCGGACCGGATCGCGGTGACGGGCGCCAACGGCGCCGGCAAGTCCACCCTGCTCGCCGCCCTGCTGGGCCGGATCCCGCTCGACGCCGGGCACGCGGCCCTCGGCTCCGGTGTGCTGGTCGGCGAGGTCGACCAGGCCCGGCGGCTGTTCCACGGTCCCGAGACGCTGCTCGACGCCTTCCGCGCGGCCCTGCCCGACACCGAGCCGGCGGAGGTCCGCACGCTGCTGGCCAAGTTCGGCCTGAAGTCCGACCACGTCCTGCGGCCCGCCGAGACCCTCTCCCCGGGCGAACGCACCCGCGCCGCCCTCGCCCTGCTCCAGGGCCGGGGCGTGAACCTCCTGGTCCTGGACGAGCCGACCAACCACCTGGACCTGCCGGCCATCGAGCAGCTGGAGTCGGCCCTCGACGCCTACGAGGGCACCCTGCTGCTGGTCACCCACGACCGGCGCATGCTGGACGCGGTCCGGGTGACCCGGCGCCTGGAGGTGGCGGACGGCAAGGTCACGGAGCGCTAG
- a CDS encoding cation diffusion facilitator family transporter, producing MGAGHDHGHAHSHAPAPGTATAAYRGRLRVALGITLMIMVVEIVGGLVADSLALIADAAHMATDAVGLGMALLAIHFAGRPPSTNRTFGYARAEILAALANCLLLLGVGGYVLYEAVQRFVEPAETRGGLMIVFGLVGLVANSVSLMLLMRGQKESLNVRGAFLEVAADALGSVAVLLSAAVILTTGWQSADPVASLVIGLMIVPRTLKLLRETLDVLLEAAPKGVDMAEVRAHILALDGVEDVHDLHAWTITSGMPVLSAHVVVSSEVLNAIGNEKMLHELQGCLGDHFDVEHCTFQLEPGGHAEHEARLCH from the coding sequence ATGGGGGCAGGGCACGACCACGGGCACGCGCACTCCCACGCGCCGGCCCCGGGTACGGCCACGGCCGCGTACCGGGGACGGCTGCGCGTCGCGCTGGGCATCACGCTGATGATCATGGTGGTCGAGATCGTCGGCGGCCTGGTCGCGGACTCGCTCGCGCTGATCGCGGACGCGGCGCACATGGCGACCGACGCGGTGGGCCTCGGCATGGCACTGCTCGCGATCCACTTCGCGGGCCGCCCGCCGAGCACCAACCGCACCTTCGGCTACGCGCGCGCCGAGATCCTCGCGGCCCTCGCCAACTGTCTGCTGCTGCTCGGCGTCGGCGGCTACGTCCTGTACGAGGCGGTGCAGCGGTTCGTGGAGCCCGCCGAGACCCGGGGCGGCCTGATGATCGTGTTCGGTCTGGTCGGCCTGGTCGCGAACTCGGTGTCGCTGATGCTGCTGATGCGCGGGCAGAAGGAGAGCCTGAACGTGCGCGGCGCCTTCCTGGAGGTGGCGGCGGACGCGCTGGGCTCGGTGGCGGTGCTGCTGTCGGCGGCGGTGATCCTGACCACCGGCTGGCAGTCGGCGGACCCGGTCGCCTCCCTGGTCATCGGCCTGATGATCGTGCCGCGGACGCTGAAGCTGCTGCGCGAGACGCTGGACGTGCTGCTGGAGGCGGCTCCCAAGGGCGTCGACATGGCCGAGGTCCGGGCGCACATCCTGGCCCTGGACGGCGTGGAGGACGTGCACGACCTGCACGCCTGGACGATCACCTCGGGCATGCCGGTGCTGTCGGCGCACGTGGTGGTCAGCTCCGAGGTGCTGAACGCCATCGGGAACGAGAAGATGCTGCACGAGTTGCAGGGCTGCCTGGGCGACCACTTCGACGTGGAGCACTGCACGTTCCAGCTGGAGCCGGGCGGGCACGCGGAGCACGAGGCGCGGCTCTGCCACTGA
- a CDS encoding ATP-binding protein has protein sequence MDDHGHGLCPAERGGRPPGPLPYEGVWRFTAAAVDASVPQARHAVRDLLLRQGVPASDDLVHGLLLIVSELVTNAVRHAALLSPVLAVEVAVGAEWVRVSVEDNHPYRPTALEADHGRTGGRGLLLVREVAREAGGVIDVEHTASGGKVIWAALPLKPPALP, from the coding sequence ATGGACGACCACGGGCACGGCCTGTGCCCGGCGGAACGCGGCGGACGGCCGCCGGGCCCCCTGCCGTACGAAGGGGTCTGGCGGTTCACCGCGGCCGCGGTGGACGCCTCGGTCCCGCAGGCCCGGCACGCGGTACGGGACCTGCTGCTGCGCCAGGGCGTGCCGGCCTCCGACGACCTGGTGCACGGCCTGCTGCTGATCGTCTCCGAGCTGGTCACCAACGCGGTACGGCACGCGGCGCTGCTGTCGCCGGTGCTCGCCGTGGAGGTGGCCGTCGGCGCGGAGTGGGTGCGGGTGTCGGTGGAGGACAACCACCCCTACCGCCCCACCGCCCTCGAGGCCGACCACGGCCGGACCGGCGGCCGGGGGCTGCTCCTGGTCCGCGAGGTGGCCCGGGAGGCGGGCGGGGTGATCGACGTGGAGCACACCGCGAGCGGCGGCAAGGTGATCTGGGCCGCCCTGCCGCTCAAGCCCCCGGCGCTGCCGTAG
- the galE gene encoding UDP-glucose 4-epimerase GalE, with product MTWLITGGAGYIGAHVARAMAGAGESVVALDDLSAAVPERLPADVPLVRGSTLDGPLLKRVLAEYGVTGVVHLAARKQVAESVARPTAYYRENVGGLATLLDAVAEAGVGRLVFSSSAAVYGNPDVDLITEDTPCAPVNPYGETKLAGEWLVRAAGRAHGISTVCLRYFNVAGAAAPELADTGVFNIVPMVFDRLTRDEAPRIFGDDYPTPDGTCVRDYIHVADLAQAHLAAARRLADGAVTGDLTLNIGRGEGVSVRELIEVVGEVTGDRREPVVEGRRPGDAPRAVASADRAAEALGWRARRGVREMVGSAWEGWRLRHGR from the coding sequence ATGACGTGGCTGATCACCGGCGGAGCCGGATACATCGGGGCGCATGTGGCACGGGCCATGGCGGGCGCCGGGGAGAGCGTCGTGGCGCTGGACGACCTGTCGGCGGCCGTGCCCGAGCGGCTGCCCGCCGACGTGCCGCTGGTGCGGGGCTCGACGCTGGACGGACCGCTGCTGAAGCGGGTGCTCGCGGAGTACGGCGTGACGGGCGTCGTCCATCTCGCGGCGCGCAAGCAGGTCGCGGAGTCGGTGGCCCGGCCCACTGCGTACTACCGGGAGAACGTGGGGGGCCTCGCCACCCTGCTGGACGCGGTCGCGGAGGCGGGCGTGGGCCGGCTGGTGTTCTCCTCGTCGGCGGCGGTGTACGGCAACCCGGACGTGGACCTGATCACCGAGGACACCCCGTGCGCGCCGGTGAACCCGTACGGCGAGACCAAGCTGGCCGGGGAGTGGCTGGTGCGGGCGGCCGGGCGGGCGCACGGGATCTCCACCGTGTGCCTGCGCTATTTCAACGTGGCGGGCGCGGCGGCGCCGGAGCTGGCGGACACCGGCGTGTTCAACATCGTGCCGATGGTCTTCGACCGCCTCACCCGCGACGAGGCCCCGCGGATCTTCGGCGACGACTATCCGACCCCGGACGGCACCTGCGTCCGTGACTACATCCATGTGGCCGATCTCGCCCAGGCCCATCTGGCGGCGGCGCGGCGGCTGGCCGACGGGGCGGTCACCGGTGATCTGACGCTGAACATCGGCCGCGGCGAGGGCGTCTCGGTGCGCGAGCTGATCGAGGTCGTCGGGGAGGTCACCGGGGACCGCAGGGAGCCCGTGGTGGAGGGCCGCCGGCCGGGCGACGCGCCGCGCGCGGTGGCCTCGGCCGACCGGGCCGCCGAGGCACTGGGCTGGCGGGCCCGGCGCGGGGTGCGGGAGATGGTCGGGTCGGCCTGGGAGGGCTGGCGGCTGCGTCACGGCCGGTGA
- a CDS encoding FAD-dependent oxidoreductase encodes MIVVGGGVAGLTTAVLLAESGRRVRVWVREPAERTTSAVAGGLWWPYRIEPERLVGAWALESLRVYRELAARPEETGVRLVDGVHHGVRRAELGAWAGRVPGLRAVAGGLAARLPVVDMPVHLAWLTRRLEQAGGTVEVRAVTDLAAVPAAVVVNCTGLGARALVPDPAVRPVRGQLVVVENPGVTEWFTAVDDTTAASTYVIPQPDRLLLGGTAEEDDWNLEPDPGTAAAIVARCASVRPEVAGARVLAHRVGLRPARKAVRLERRPLPDGRAVVHNYGHGGAGVTVAWGCAREAAALAFPTG; translated from the coding sequence GTGATCGTGGTCGGAGGCGGGGTCGCCGGGCTGACGACGGCCGTACTGCTGGCCGAGTCGGGGCGGCGGGTACGGGTGTGGGTGCGCGAGCCCGCCGAGCGGACCACCTCGGCGGTGGCCGGCGGCCTGTGGTGGCCGTACCGCATCGAACCGGAGCGGCTGGTCGGGGCCTGGGCCCTGGAGTCCCTGCGCGTCTACCGGGAACTGGCGGCACGGCCGGAGGAGACCGGGGTGCGCCTGGTCGACGGCGTCCATCACGGGGTCCGGCGCGCGGAGCTGGGTGCCTGGGCGGGCCGGGTGCCGGGGCTGCGGGCGGTGGCCGGGGGGCTGGCGGCGCGGCTGCCGGTGGTCGACATGCCGGTGCATCTGGCGTGGCTGACACGGCGGCTGGAGCAGGCCGGGGGCACGGTGGAGGTCCGTGCGGTGACCGACCTGGCGGCCGTGCCCGCCGCCGTGGTGGTCAACTGCACGGGGCTCGGAGCCCGCGCCCTGGTACCGGACCCGGCGGTGCGGCCCGTGCGGGGGCAGCTGGTCGTGGTGGAGAACCCGGGCGTCACCGAGTGGTTCACCGCCGTCGACGACACCACGGCCGCGTCCACGTACGTCATCCCGCAGCCGGACCGGCTCCTGCTGGGCGGCACGGCCGAGGAGGACGACTGGAACCTGGAGCCGGACCCCGGGACCGCCGCGGCGATCGTCGCCCGCTGCGCGTCCGTCCGGCCCGAGGTCGCCGGCGCCCGCGTACTCGCCCACCGGGTGGGCCTGCGCCCGGCCCGGAAGGCGGTACGCCTGGAGCGCCGGCCCCTGCCGGACGGGCGCGCCGTGGTCCACAACTACGGCCACGGCGGCGCCGGCGTCACGGTGGCCTGGGGCTGCGCCCGGGAAGCGGCGGCACTGGCGTTTCCGACGGGCTGA
- a CDS encoding LPFR motif small protein: protein MFRALADVLRQIGSAVATVVTLPFRALARLFGGASSTARGSRA from the coding sequence GTGTTCCGTGCCCTCGCAGACGTACTGCGACAGATCGGCTCAGCCGTCGCGACGGTGGTCACGCTGCCGTTCCGCGCGCTCGCCCGGCTGTTCGGCGGAGCCTCGTCCACCGCGCGCGGCAGCCGGGCCTGA
- a CDS encoding enoyl-CoA hydratase/isomerase family protein produces the protein MDPQLSHEVADSVATVVIRHPAKRNAMTAAMWRALPPLLDALAADPDVRALVLTGEGGTFCAGADISTLQGSPEEAQGLAVAAEEALAAFPKPTVAAVRGHCVGGGAQLAAACDLRLAEEGALFGVTPARLGIVYPASSTRRLVGLVGPATAKYLLFTAELIDAGRALRTGLVDEVLPEGELDKRTAELTRVLVSRSQLTQAAAKEFAAGRTDRDAHWAARARGSGDTAEGVAAFLERRPPRFTWTASAPDRGTAGARPPGTPGFPRP, from the coding sequence ATGGACCCCCAGCTGTCCCATGAGGTCGCCGACTCCGTCGCCACCGTGGTGATCCGTCATCCCGCCAAGCGCAACGCCATGACGGCGGCGATGTGGCGGGCCCTGCCCCCGCTGCTGGACGCGCTCGCGGCCGACCCGGACGTACGGGCGCTGGTGCTGACCGGCGAGGGCGGCACCTTCTGCGCGGGCGCCGACATCAGCACGCTCCAGGGCTCGCCGGAGGAGGCACAGGGCCTCGCGGTGGCGGCCGAGGAGGCCCTGGCCGCGTTCCCGAAACCGACCGTCGCCGCGGTGCGCGGGCACTGTGTGGGCGGCGGGGCGCAGCTCGCGGCGGCCTGCGATCTGCGGCTGGCGGAGGAAGGCGCGCTGTTCGGGGTGACCCCGGCGCGGCTCGGCATCGTCTACCCGGCGTCCTCGACCCGCCGGCTGGTCGGTCTGGTCGGCCCGGCCACCGCCAAGTACCTGCTGTTCACGGCCGAGTTGATCGACGCCGGCCGGGCGCTGCGCACCGGTCTGGTGGACGAGGTGCTGCCCGAGGGAGAACTGGACAAGCGGACCGCGGAGCTGACCCGGGTGCTGGTGTCCCGCTCGCAGCTCACCCAGGCCGCCGCCAAGGAGTTCGCGGCCGGCCGCACCGACCGGGACGCGCACTGGGCGGCGCGGGCGCGCGGCAGCGGCGACACCGCGGAGGGGGTCGCCGCGTTCCTGGAGCGCCGGCCGCCGCGCTTCACCTGGACGGCGTCCGCGCCGGACCGGGGCACCGCCGGGGCCCGGCCGCCCGGCACCCCGGGGTTTCCCCGGCCCTGA
- a CDS encoding DinB family protein, with the protein MTRSDPKADLRVYLQDARDVLLWKLDGLPEYDIRRPLTPTGTNLLGLVKHLAGAEALYLGAAFGRPFPGTPLWFTGEAEPDSDLWARADETRQEITERYLRACAHADETIAALPLDAVGRLPGAPGKITLHRTLTHMVAETQRHAGHADIVRELIDGAVGQRPDGLNVAPRDPDHLGRVERAAREAAARRS; encoded by the coding sequence ATGACGCGATCAGATCCGAAGGCCGATCTCCGGGTGTACCTCCAGGACGCGCGAGACGTGCTGCTCTGGAAGCTCGACGGCCTGCCCGAGTACGACATCCGACGCCCGCTGACGCCCACCGGCACCAATCTGCTGGGCCTGGTCAAGCATCTGGCGGGTGCCGAGGCCCTGTACCTCGGCGCGGCCTTCGGCCGGCCGTTCCCCGGTACGCCGCTGTGGTTCACGGGTGAGGCCGAGCCGGACTCGGACCTGTGGGCGCGGGCCGACGAGACCCGTCAGGAGATCACCGAGCGGTACCTGCGGGCCTGCGCGCACGCGGACGAGACCATCGCGGCGCTCCCCCTGGACGCGGTCGGCCGGCTGCCGGGCGCGCCCGGGAAGATCACGCTGCACCGGACGCTGACCCACATGGTCGCCGAGACCCAGCGGCACGCCGGTCACGCGGACATCGTGCGCGAGCTGATCGACGGGGCCGTGGGCCAGCGGCCGGACGGCCTCAACGTCGCGCCCCGCGACCCGGACCACCTCGGCCGGGTCGAGCGAGCGGCGCGGGAGGCCGCGGCGCGCCGGTCCTAG